The genomic segment TTGACTATCATACccttatttattatcattaataacttaaaaatattaaatctcTCTTCAATGAACATTCTTTCTGTAATATCTCTTCATTAAATAGAAAGAGAGTTCGTCTAAGCAATCACAATATTGAAGTATGTGTACGTGTTTTTCACTTAGGTTTTCAGGTTAATTAGTTAATGTTTAttactttcaaaaataattagtTCCTATGGCAAAATGAGAAGAATGTACTCAATCATTTCTTGATAATTATTACTAAGGGAAAAATTCTAATTAGTCAGGTTTAttactttcaaaataattattactaaGGGCAAAATGAGAAGAATGTACtcaattatttcttcattttctaaaATGTGTGGGAGAATAAAAAGATTTTTGGTGATTCCTTCCCATATGTCTAAATGATCCCTAACTATTGAGGCTTTATTGTTTTATCATGAAAATATGCTTTTGTACAGGGTCTATACACCATATCCCtagttctttattttatttattactcgCTCCTTCCCGTATTACTTGTCCATATTCCCTTTTACATGCcttttaagaaatcataaatgtgaaaaattatttttactaatcTACCCTTTAACTCTTTTTAATACTCTGTTTATATACCTTATCCATCAATACAAAGATTAATATTGGAGGAACTTTTTTGAAACTGTACAATATTTACACTTTTAGAAAGAGTTAATTTTAAGCACCCAAGGGTGTAGCCTAGAAAGTTAATTTTATGCACCCAAGGGTTTGACCTGGTTCAATGAAGTGtgatgagcaccatgaggtctcaagtTCAATTTCCAACAGtgacaaacactaggtgatttcttcctatTTGTTCCagtcttggtggacagagttacttgGTATCTGGTGCTGTGAGATGTGGCAGGTATCCCGTAAAATTAGTCAAGGTGCACGCAAGCTTGCCTGGACACCAttgttatcaaaaaaaaaaaaaaagaaaagagttactTTTAAGggcaaaatgagaaaaataaataattctaccTTGGTTTTATGAATTGACAAGTAATTTGGGACAACTATTTTTTAGTAATATGGGGACAGAGGGAGTACTTTTGGACCGCATTACTTCTTGtccttactaaaaatagatgGTCCAAAGTAGTTGTCATTTTAGAAAACCAAGATATTATTGAGTACATTCATCCCACTTTGCCCTTACTGATAGTTATTCTTGGAAGTAATAAACATCGAAAAACCTGAGTGAAGAGCACATACTTCAATATTGTGATTGTTTAgattaacttttctttttttaattgaaaagaaaagagaatattATTGAAGAGAGATAAACATTTTAAATGattaaagataataaataacgaTATGATAGTCAAAACATTTTGTAtctttggggtgggggtggggggtggggtatATAccaaaaatgtgacaagtaagATCGTCCGGAGAGAGCGGTGGACAGTCTTGATTTTAAGTCCACTTGTACTTATCCTAATACTGTTGCTTATTCTTGCAATCTTCTCGCGCCATGTGTATGACCTTACATGGTTTGGttaattatgcattatgaacCAACCTATCTGCATGCTTAAATTGGATATGTGAATTCCCCAACATTTtcaaatttgttttcattttcacGAATTATTTTTCCTGTTTCTATGCACTGTGGGGTTTAATTTCTGCAACTTTCTGATCTTCTTTAACCGAAGATTGTATTGTTCAACTTTTCAGATCTTTGAGAAGAACCcaacaaaaatcaagaactaCGGTATTTGGCTCCGTTACCAAAGTAGAACAGGATATCATAACATGTACAAGGAGTACCGTGACACCACATTGAATGGTGCTGTGGAGCAGATGTACACTGAGATGGCTTCTCGCCACAGAGTTCGCCACCGCTGCATCCAGATCATAAAGACGGCCACCATTCCAGCTAAGTTGTGCAAGAGGGAGAGCACAAAACAGTTCCATGACTCCAAGATCAAGTTTCCTTTGGTGTTCAAGAAAGTCAGGCCACCGAGTAGGAAACTCAAGACCACTTACAAGGCTACTAGGCCCAACTTGTTCATGTAAAACGTGTTATAGTCGTGTGCGCGGGGAAGCAATTTCAAATTCTGCAGTTTTGGTGCTTTAGTTATGTTGAATTAATATTCATTGTGAAAGAGAGATGGAAACCTTTTTATTCGGATCAAATGGTGGTTACTGGATTATTTTCAATCATGGTGCTTTGTTTGCTATTACTGTTGCAGTTCAAGGTAGTATATTTTTGTTAGCATAGATGCCTTTTTGTGTGTTTGGTTTTTGGCAGTTATAAATACAGTCCAATGTCATTGGCTGATCTAGTTTTACAACTTATGTCAGCAAATGTGACCAAATGAATTTCTGCAGCAAAATTTGTGTTCATGGTGATCCTCTGGGCAAAATGAATTCCTGCAacaaaaaattgaaggaaaaggggCAATATCCATTAGTAGCGAATAACCTTGTTTTAAAGATTGAATCCGAAGATGTAGAGTGTAATTTCCATTCAATTTTACTCTATGAAGCGGTGGATTTCGTATTTTTGGTTTGTAAACAAATTCAAATGAttacctcagtgttgttatccaaaattatttagccttgttttgaggactttttgAATGCTTAATGTGTTGTGATATAATTGAGCATTTAAGTgttaaggtgtgtttcaaacaagtttggaatcaatttggtcgTTTAGAGCTTAGACGAGAAAATTAGTGttattagcttgagctatgtgttgttctagttgatctcgatggattctagtgtgtgtaatAAGTTCCTAAAGGTATGATTCTAATCatgtgtggaataacttgtttatagtgCTTAAGGTTCAACTGAAACAAGCCAAGAGACAAAACAGttagttaaagatcaaaaggacaaaactagtattcttaccTTAAGTATAATTCATCGTCTTGGATTGTATgtggttttgagctctaattcgtggtgtttgattctataagatgcttggtgagtttatcatgatgatatatgaatgatatacaagctgaaaatcaagtgaaaacatcACCACAAAGCTTGGAATGGATGGATAAAATTACGGGACAAGACGATGTAAAATGGACGTTTTGGGGTCATTGGCGTGCCACGGACCTTAGCCATCACGTTAGGGTTCGTGTCATGCCCTTGGGGGCATCCTAAATGACCGATTCCAGTGTGTCACCGCGATAAGCACGTGCCACGGACCCTAGGCACCGCGATAAGGGGCGTGACACGTACCTAAGTTCAAATCGGCAGTTTGTGTCCTATAAATAAAACCCTTAAACATTACGTTACACCAtataaataggacccttaaacattatgttaCACATCTTAGACGACCTTGAAACTTTGAGGGAGGCTGGAGAATACTTCAATTAAGGTTTATCTTCCATTACTTTGATTtggttatggattttaacatgtattaaATTATTgcgattacggttatgtccatgagcggctaaacacccttttctgTAGTTAAGGCCAAGGACATGATTACTTTTGTTAtgaattgacttggttttgattatttatcatatttggttgtttatttatccttttttatttttactattttaagaattagttacccttagaatacatccatagTCATCTTGTGAGCTCGAAAAGAGGAACACGAGGATAGTACGTAGGGATAAATaaaataggattgtaatcttctacataatgaagttataatttgcatttagtaTAGGAACATATCTAATtgacctatttggttcacttacgggatgaaatatgaatgcatttaatgTAGTTCTCACATCCCAGcacaacgatgtagttgtgggtctaagttagataggtgaccAGAGGCTCATaagaccatagtcataatatcaaccccatgagtcaacaaccaagataagtaacctaaccaatgaagtttaATAGCATAGGATGATTGTTCGCAGacccttaaccct from the Capsicum annuum cultivar UCD-10X-F1 chromosome 9, UCD10Xv1.1, whole genome shotgun sequence genome contains:
- the LOC107848151 gene encoding 60S ribosomal protein L18a → MVNYKFHQYQVVGRALPSESDEHPKIYRMKLWATNEVRAKSKFWYFLRKLKKVKKSNGQMLAINEIFEKNPTKIKNYGIWLRYQSRTGYHNMYKEYRDTTLNGAVEQMYTEMASRHRVRHRCIQIIKTATIPAKLCKRESTKQFHDSKIKFPLVFKKVRPPSRKLKTTYKATRPNLFM